Proteins found in one Elgaria multicarinata webbii isolate HBS135686 ecotype San Diego chromosome 12, rElgMul1.1.pri, whole genome shotgun sequence genomic segment:
- the LOC134407343 gene encoding heparan sulfate glucosamine 3-O-sulfotransferase 1-like produces the protein MAGACLLLLLLKMCGIHTEEETKNPWGWERNDSQVASEDWKQRLPKSIIIGVRKGGTRALLEMLSLHPQVAAAHSEVHFFNMEENYHKGLGWYSQQMPVSQPNQITVEKTPGYFSSLKAPERIHMVDSAMKLLLIVRDPVERLVSDYTQILHNRKARHKPYQSLEQILRRGQELNTRYKAVQRSLYAVHLARWLEFFPRKQIHVVDGGSLIREPLSEMRHVEHFLGLKPYLGPENFYFNQTKGFYCLQARGHQHCLDQSKGRPHPTIDELLLEQLCTYFSEHNENFFAMVGRTFNWC, from the coding sequence ATGGCTGGGGCCTGCTTGTTGCTCCTGCTCCTGAAGATGTGTGGGATCCACACGGAGGAGGAAACGAAGAACCCCTGGGGCTGGGAAAGAAATGACTCTCAGGTTGCGAGTGAGGATTGGAAGCAGCGTCTGCCCAAAAGCATAATCATCGGAGTGCGGAAAGGGGGCACACGGGCCCTGCTGGAGATGCTGAGCCTGCACCCCCAGGTGGCAGCTGCCCATTCCGAGGTACATTTCTTTAACATGGAGGAAAATTATCATAAAGGATTGGGATGGTACAGCCAACAGATGCCAGTTTCACAGCCCAATCAAATCACTGTGGAAAAGACACCAGGCTATTTCTCTTCCCTCAAGGCTCCAGAAAGGATCCATATGGTAGACAGCGCTATGAAGCTCCTCCTGATTGTGCGGGACCCCGTGGAAAGGTTGGTGTCTGATTACACCCAGATCCTCCACAACCGCAAGGCAAGGCACAAGCCCTACCAATCTCTGGAGCAGATCCTGAGGAGGGGCCAGGAACTGAACACCAGGTACAAGGCCGTGCAGCGTAGCCTCTATGCCGTACACTTGGCTCGGTGGCTGGAGTTCTTCCCGAGGAAACAGATCCACGTGGTGGATGGGGGCAGCCTAATCCGGGAGCCGCTCTCAGAAATGCGCCATGTGGAGCACTTCTTGGGGCTGAAGCCTTACCTTGGCCCAGAAAACTTTTACTTCAACCAGACAAAAGGCTTCTACTGCCTTCAGGCAAGAGGGCATCAGCATTGCCTGGACCAATCCAAAGGGAGACCCCATCCCACTATAGATGAATTACTGCTGGAACAACTCTGCACTTACTTCAGCGAGCACAACGAGAACTTCTTCGCCATGGTGGGACGGACGTTCAACTGGTGCTAA
- the POLM gene encoding DNA-directed DNA/RNA polymerase mu isoform X1 — protein sequence MLPHPVKKKRPREPKPTPPADPGHPVRFPEVVLCLVEKRMGATRKAFLTTLARSKGFCVEDAKSERVTHVVSEGNSGDEVVKWLKRNGNCYMDAVGSGPALLDLSWFTESMSAGRPVEIKRKHCLEVTAHAEKLEGDSQVAAYACQRRTPLTHNNAALTEALETMAEEAHFCGSEVRSLGFTRAASVLKALSWAVRRVQELSGLPCIGEHSKRIIQEMLEDGMSAEVEGVRQSDRYQTMKLFTKIFGVGVKTASRWYQEGLRTLADLQVHRTKLNKEQQAGLLHYKDLNTPVERPEAEAIAQVVQEVAEQLLPGASVTLIGGFRRGKRSGHDVDLLITHPAEGQEAGLLSKIIGWLESQDFLLYHSSRRNTFQYFEEEEEQEISSSASGMDRFERCLSIFRLGNCPGAVQGGAGAQKPGASGSWKAIRVDFVVAPCSQFPFALLGWTGSKNFERDLRRFSKQEKKMTLNSHSLYHMEQKTFLSAASEEEIFQHLGLEYIPPEERNA from the exons ATGTTGCCACATCCTGTGAAAAAAAAGCGTCCCCGTGAACCTAAGCCCACCCCACCGGCTGACCCAGGACATCCTGTGCGCTTCCCTGAAGTGGTCCTCTGCCTGGTAGAAAAAAGGATGGGCGCGACCCGCAAGGCCTTCCTCACTACCCTGGCCCGCTCCAAGGGCTTCTGTGTAGAGGATGCGAAGAG TGAGAGGGTGACCCATGTGGTGTCAGAGGGCAACTCTGGAGATGAGGTGGTCAAGTGGCTGAAGAGGAATGGGAACTGCTACATGGATGCTGTGGGGAGCGGCCCGGCCCTTCTAGATCTCAGCTGGTTCACCGAAAGCATGAGCGCAGGACGGCCGGTGGAGATCAAACGCAAGCACTGCCTAGAG GTGACTGCCcatgcagagaagctggaaggCGACAGCCAGGTGGCCGCGTATGCCTGCCAGCGCCGAACGCCGCTCACCCACAACAATGCAGCGCTCACG GAAGCTCTGGAAACCATGGCGGAGGAGGCACACTTCTGTGGCAGTGAAGTACGCAGCCTGGGCTTCACCAGAGCTGCCTCGGTGCTCAAGGCCTTATCCTGGGCTGTCAGGAGAGTGCAGGAACTGAGCGGCCTTCCCTGCATAGGGGAGCATTCCAAGAGAATCATCCAG GAAATGCTGGAAGATGGCATGTCTGCCGAGGTGGAGGGAGTCCGGCAGTCTGACAGATACCAGACTATGAAG CTCTTCACAAAGATCTTTGGCGTGGGGGTGAAGACAGCCAGCCGGTGGTATCAGGAAGGGCTGAGGACCCTCGCTGACCTGCAGGTACATCGCACAAAGCTGAACAAAGAACAGCAAGCTG GGCTCCTTCATTACAAGGACCTCAACACCCCGGTGGAACGCCCCGAAGCGGAGGCCATCGCCCAGGTGGTTCAAGAGGTGGCTGAGCAGCTGTTGCCTGGGGCCTCCGTCACTCTGATTGGTGGCTTTAGAAG gGGAAAACGGAGCGGCCACGATGTGGACTTGCTCATCACACACCCTGCGGAAGGCCAAGAAGCGGGACTGCTGAGCAAAATCATTGGCTGGCTGGAGAGCCAG gACTTCTTGCTGTATCACAGCAGCCGCAGAAACACTTTCCAGTACTTcgaagaggaagaagagcaggagaTCAGCAGTAGCGCAAGCGGGATGGACCGTTTTGAGCGATGTCTCTCCATTTTCCGCCTTGGCAACTGCCCTGGGGCTGTTCAAGGAGGCGCTGGGGCTCAGAAGCCTGGAGCATCCGGCTCCTGGAAGGCTATAAGGGTGGACTTCGTTGTGGCCCCCTGCAGTCAGTTTCCATTTGCTTTGCTGGGTTGGACCGGCTCAAAG AATTTCGAACGGGACCTGAGGCGTTTCTCCAAGCAAGAGAAGAAGATGACTCTCAACAGCCACAGCCTCTATCACATGGAGCAG AAAACGTTTCTGTCTGCTGCCTCCGAGGAAGAAATCTTCCAGCATTTAGGTTTGGAGTATATCCCCCCTGAAGAAAGAAACGCCTGA
- the POLM gene encoding DNA-directed DNA/RNA polymerase mu isoform X2 has translation MLPHPVKKKRPREPKPTPPADPGHPVRFPEVVLCLVEKRMGATRKAFLTTLARSKGFCVEDAKSERVTHVVSEGNSGDEVVKWLKRNGNCYMDAVGSGPALLDLSWFTESMSAGRPVEIKRKHCLEVTAHAEKLEGDSQVAAYACQRRTPLTHNNAALTEALETMAEEAHFCGSEVRSLGFTRAASVLKALSWAVRRVQELSGLPCIGEHSKRIIQLFTKIFGVGVKTASRWYQEGLRTLADLQVHRTKLNKEQQAGLLHYKDLNTPVERPEAEAIAQVVQEVAEQLLPGASVTLIGGFRRGKRSGHDVDLLITHPAEGQEAGLLSKIIGWLESQDFLLYHSSRRNTFQYFEEEEEQEISSSASGMDRFERCLSIFRLGNCPGAVQGGAGAQKPGASGSWKAIRVDFVVAPCSQFPFALLGWTGSKNFERDLRRFSKQEKKMTLNSHSLYHMEQKTFLSAASEEEIFQHLGLEYIPPEERNA, from the exons ATGTTGCCACATCCTGTGAAAAAAAAGCGTCCCCGTGAACCTAAGCCCACCCCACCGGCTGACCCAGGACATCCTGTGCGCTTCCCTGAAGTGGTCCTCTGCCTGGTAGAAAAAAGGATGGGCGCGACCCGCAAGGCCTTCCTCACTACCCTGGCCCGCTCCAAGGGCTTCTGTGTAGAGGATGCGAAGAG TGAGAGGGTGACCCATGTGGTGTCAGAGGGCAACTCTGGAGATGAGGTGGTCAAGTGGCTGAAGAGGAATGGGAACTGCTACATGGATGCTGTGGGGAGCGGCCCGGCCCTTCTAGATCTCAGCTGGTTCACCGAAAGCATGAGCGCAGGACGGCCGGTGGAGATCAAACGCAAGCACTGCCTAGAG GTGACTGCCcatgcagagaagctggaaggCGACAGCCAGGTGGCCGCGTATGCCTGCCAGCGCCGAACGCCGCTCACCCACAACAATGCAGCGCTCACG GAAGCTCTGGAAACCATGGCGGAGGAGGCACACTTCTGTGGCAGTGAAGTACGCAGCCTGGGCTTCACCAGAGCTGCCTCGGTGCTCAAGGCCTTATCCTGGGCTGTCAGGAGAGTGCAGGAACTGAGCGGCCTTCCCTGCATAGGGGAGCATTCCAAGAGAATCATCCAG CTCTTCACAAAGATCTTTGGCGTGGGGGTGAAGACAGCCAGCCGGTGGTATCAGGAAGGGCTGAGGACCCTCGCTGACCTGCAGGTACATCGCACAAAGCTGAACAAAGAACAGCAAGCTG GGCTCCTTCATTACAAGGACCTCAACACCCCGGTGGAACGCCCCGAAGCGGAGGCCATCGCCCAGGTGGTTCAAGAGGTGGCTGAGCAGCTGTTGCCTGGGGCCTCCGTCACTCTGATTGGTGGCTTTAGAAG gGGAAAACGGAGCGGCCACGATGTGGACTTGCTCATCACACACCCTGCGGAAGGCCAAGAAGCGGGACTGCTGAGCAAAATCATTGGCTGGCTGGAGAGCCAG gACTTCTTGCTGTATCACAGCAGCCGCAGAAACACTTTCCAGTACTTcgaagaggaagaagagcaggagaTCAGCAGTAGCGCAAGCGGGATGGACCGTTTTGAGCGATGTCTCTCCATTTTCCGCCTTGGCAACTGCCCTGGGGCTGTTCAAGGAGGCGCTGGGGCTCAGAAGCCTGGAGCATCCGGCTCCTGGAAGGCTATAAGGGTGGACTTCGTTGTGGCCCCCTGCAGTCAGTTTCCATTTGCTTTGCTGGGTTGGACCGGCTCAAAG AATTTCGAACGGGACCTGAGGCGTTTCTCCAAGCAAGAGAAGAAGATGACTCTCAACAGCCACAGCCTCTATCACATGGAGCAG AAAACGTTTCTGTCTGCTGCCTCCGAGGAAGAAATCTTCCAGCATTTAGGTTTGGAGTATATCCCCCCTGAAGAAAGAAACGCCTGA